In the Methanococcus maripaludis genome, one interval contains:
- a CDS encoding site-2 protease family protein: MSSFKGIFGFNRIELKDLLISSLAIALVVVWPRGFPSFNLGFLLQYVAALITVGIAFIFHELAHRTVARHFGAWSEFRAWYEGLGIALFLKVLLGFTFIAPGAVYIHKDYLTTKENGLISIAGPLTNIVLAILFMVLPIPAIYYSGYYIDIAGFGYYVNIFLAFFNMIPIYPFDGSKVMRWNSLIWAAIFIPLVALYFFV, translated from the coding sequence ATGAGTTCATTTAAGGGAATTTTTGGATTTAACCGCATTGAATTAAAAGATCTGCTGATTTCATCACTTGCAATAGCTCTCGTAGTGGTCTGGCCGAGAGGATTTCCATCGTTTAATTTGGGATTTCTTTTGCAATATGTTGCAGCATTAATTACCGTTGGAATTGCATTTATTTTTCACGAACTAGCACACAGGACTGTTGCAAGACATTTTGGAGCATGGAGTGAATTTAGGGCTTGGTATGAGGGACTTGGAATTGCTTTATTTTTAAAGGTACTTCTTGGATTTACATTTATTGCACCAGGTGCTGTGTATATCCATAAAGATTACCTAACAACAAAAGAAAACGGTTTAATTTCGATAGCAGGGCCTTTAACAAATATTGTACTTGCAATTTTATTTATGGTTCTTCCGATACCTGCAATATACTATTCAGGATATTACATCGATATTGCAGGATTTGGATATTACGTAAACATATTTTTAGCATTTTTCAATATGATTCCAATATATCCATTTGATGGCTCAAAGGTTATGCGATGGAATTCCTTAATTTGGGCTGCAATCTTTATTCCCCTCGTTGCATTATATTTCTTCGTCTAA
- a CDS encoding ATP-binding cassette domain-containing protein → MLRLENLCKSWKEFQLKSVNLEIGDNYCILLGPSGAGKSVIIQCITGILKPDSGKIYFDGEDITDIPPEKRNFGYVPQNYALFPHMNVYNNIAYGMKLRKYPKIEIEQKIEEISEFLRISHILNRKPTTLSGGEQQRVAIARALVLDPKILLLDEPTSALDTNIKENVISELKKIGELVPIIHITHDFVEAKTLGNQIAILINGELNDFGDSEIFRTPKNEKIANFLGYNVINEEKESFAVAPEEILVKKHADTDTEEYIKGKVESMVDFGYYKKVSVNINETVVKTITDGENSVNVGDIVSIKYKRKVPIN, encoded by the coding sequence ATGCTTAGATTAGAAAATTTATGCAAATCTTGGAAAGAATTTCAACTTAAAAGTGTAAATTTAGAAATTGGGGATAATTACTGTATACTGCTCGGCCCGAGTGGTGCTGGAAAATCAGTTATAATTCAGTGCATAACCGGGATTTTAAAACCTGATTCTGGAAAAATATATTTTGATGGTGAAGATATAACCGATATACCTCCAGAAAAACGAAATTTTGGTTACGTTCCTCAAAATTATGCACTTTTTCCACACATGAACGTTTATAACAACATTGCATATGGAATGAAACTTAGAAAATACCCTAAAATAGAAATTGAACAGAAAATAGAAGAAATTTCTGAATTTTTAAGGATTAGTCATATACTAAATAGAAAACCAACGACGTTGAGTGGTGGGGAACAGCAAAGGGTTGCAATAGCAAGGGCACTTGTACTCGATCCTAAAATCTTACTCCTCGATGAACCAACTTCTGCACTCGATACGAACATAAAAGAAAATGTAATTTCAGAATTGAAAAAAATTGGAGAACTGGTTCCGATAATACACATAACACACGATTTTGTAGAAGCAAAAACACTTGGAAACCAGATCGCAATATTGATAAACGGGGAATTAAATGATTTTGGAGATTCCGAAATTTTCAGAACTCCTAAAAATGAAAAAATAGCTAATTTTTTAGGTTACAATGTCATAAATGAAGAAAAAGAATCATTTGCGGTAGCTCCTGAAGAAATATTGGTAAAAAAACATGCAGATACCGATACTGAAGAATATATTAAAGGAAAGGTTGAATCAATGGTTGATTTTGGATATTACAAAAAAGTATCTGTCAATATTAACGAAACAGTTGTAAAAACCATAACTGATGGCGAAAATTCTGTAAATGTCGGGGATATTGTATCTATTAAATACAAAAGAAAAGTTCCAATCAATTAA